The genomic segment TATCTTTTCTGGATACCGGACAAGGATTAACGGCACCTGTGGCGACTGATTCCGGCTATTTGACGACAGCACACCGCGACACCCCCGGTAACCTTGACTGCAACGGTGACACCCTGACCCTATCCGGCAGTTGGACCCTCTCCCATTATTCAGTACTCAACCAGCGGGTTACCGCGGTTCAGGCCAGCGGTGCCACGATCAACAACATTCAGTTCGACGAGCTAAGCCGGGTAGATACGGCAGGGGCGGCGCTTATCGCCCGATTAACAGGCCCGGAACAGGCACTGAGGTTTCTGCAGAATGCCAACCTGCCATATGAACAGCGGGAACTTCTGATCACCGTTGCCGAGGCGATGGCAGGCGCACCCTGGCAGCCCGCCCGGAAAAACGCTCTGCTGGATTTTCTGGCCGACGTCGGAGAGAAAGTGACCGCCATTGCCCGCCTGCTCTGGATGCTTGCAGGCTTTATCGGGCAAACCCTCGCCACCCTGTTTTATATCCTGCCCCGGCCAAAGCGGTGGCGCATCACGCCGATTGTGGCTGCAGTGCATGACACCGGGCTGAATGCCCTGCCCATTGTTGCACTGCTGACCTTTCTGGTGGGCGCCGTTGTCGCCTTTCTGGGAGCTACAGTGCTGGAAGATTTTGGCGCAACGATTTACACCGTGAATCTTGTGGCTTTTTCGTTCCTGCGGGAGTTTGGCGTTCTGCTGGCAGCCATTTTGCTCGCCGGGCGCACCGCCAGCTCGTTCACCGCTCACATCGGCGCGATGAAGGTCAATGAAGAGCTCGACGCCATTCGTACCCTGGGTTTGAATCCGGTGGAACTGCTTGTAGTCCCGCGAGTTCTGGCCATGATGGTCAGCCTGCCAGTGCTCACCTTCATTGGCATGATCTCCGGAATGGTGGGCGGTGCCGCCGTCTGCGCACTGGTACTGGATATTCCACCAAGTCAGTTTATAGCCATCGTGGAGCGGGATATTGCCCTGAAGCACTTTCTGGTAGGTATTGGAAAGGCCCCTGTATTTGCCTTCCTGATTGCAGTTATTGGTTGTCTCGAAGGCTTCAAGGTGGCGGGCAGTGCCCAGTCGGTGGGCGAACACACTACCTCCAGCGTGGTTCAGTCGATCTTTATGGTGATCCTGCTGGACTCCATAGCGGCGTTGTTTTTCATGGAAATGGGCTGGTAAAACATGGCGGAAAAGAAGCCGCTCAGCGGCCGGAACTCATCGACACCCGTGATCAAAGTGCGAGGGCTCTGCAATCAGTTTGGCGACCATGTGGTTCATAAGGATCTGGACCTGGACCTGTATCCCGGCGAAATTCTTGGGGTTGTTGGCGGGTCCGGTACGGGCAAATCGGTTTTACTGCGCAGCATCGTGGGCCTCAACACGCCTTCAGACGGCCACATCCAGCTGTTTGATGTCGATCTCACAGAGCTTCCAGGCGCACAGCGGTCACTCTACGAGCAGCGGTTCGGCGTGCTTTTTCAGGGTGGCGCCCTGTTTACCTCGCTGAATCTGATGCAAAACGTTTCACTGCCACTGGTCGAGCACGCGGGTCTTACCCGAACGGAGGCCGAGGAACTTGCCCGGATGAAGCTGGCACTGACCGGGCTGCCAGCAGATGCCGCCCTGAAATACCCGGCCGAGCTTTCCGGTGGTATGGTGAAGCGAGCCGCCCTGGCCCGCGCCCTGGCGCTGGACCCGGAAGTGCTGTTTCTGGACGAACCCACAGCGGGGCTGGACCCGATCGGCGCGGCAGCGTTCGACGAACTGATCGTGACCCTGAGGAACGCCCTTGGGCTGACAGTATTTCTTGTTACCCACGATCTGGATACGCTGTACACAACCTGTGACCGGGTAGCCGTATTGTCCCGTAAACAAGTGCTGGTGGCAGACACACTTGAAAACGTAGCCAGGACAGATGACAAATGGATACAGGAATACTTTCATGGCCCCAGGGGGCGGGCCGCAATCGATGCACATAACCGGCTGACCAGACAGGAGCCCGTTTAATGGAGCCAAAGGCCCATCACGTTATTATCGGACTGTTCACGCTGGCTGCAGTGACGGCTGCTTTACTGTTTGCGCTCTGGCTGGGCAAGTCCACCGCAGACCGCGAGTGGGCGTACTACCAGATAGGTTTTGATCATCCTGTGGGCGGGCTGTCAAAAGGCAATCCAGTGTTATACAGCGGCGTTCCGGTTGGCGATGTTCTCGAGCTGTCCCTGGCACCAGACAATCCCGCCCATGTTCGGGTGCTGGTGCGTGTGGATCGCGACATCCCGGTACGGGAGAACACCCGGGCGGAGCTGGTTCTTGCCAATATTACCGGCAGCATGAGTGTCCAGTTCACCGGCGGCACAACCGACAGCCCGGTACTTCAGGGTAACCGTGATAACCCACCGCTCATCAACGCACAGCCATCGGCGTTTTCCAACCTGCTGAACAACGGTGAGGCCATGATCTCCAGTGCAGAACAACTGTTAACCAGCATGAACCGCTTGCTTGCGTCAGAGAATCTGGAGAACGTCTCGGCCATTCTGGACAACACCCGCCTGGCAACGGAATCATTGCTCGCCAATCGGGAAGAGTTACTTGCCCTGATGGCTCAGTTCGACACGGCCGCTATCCGCGCCGAGGAAGCCGCGATCAAGGTTTCTGATACATCGGACCGGGCGCGCCAAACCCTGGAGCAGGAAATTGCGCCGGTTCTGGAATCCATGACCCAGGCCCTGTCCACCTTGCAGCCTACCCTGAGCCGGTTAGACCGACTGACCGAAGACAATGAACAGGTGTTGGATGCAGGGATTCAAGGCCTGGGTGACATAACACCGGTACTCCGCGAAATGCGCAACACTCTTCGCAACCTGAATTCCTTTACCCGCAGACTCGACGCAGACCCAATAGGCACCCTTCGTGGCGGCCCCAACCTCCAGGAATTTGAGCAATGACAATCGGCCTCCGCCGGCTGGCGGTTTATATCTCCGCAGCCACGCTAACGACTGCCTGCACCGTGTTCCCAACACCAGAACCACCACGGGCTCTGGATCTCGCCCCTTACGCCTCAGAGCCCATGCAGGAAGCCCCCCGGCCGGTTTCACTAAGAATTGATACCCCACTGGCTTCAGACCCGCTGGACAGCGCAAGGGTCTTACTTAAACCTTCGCTTTATGAGTTCCAGGCGTTACCTGCAGTTCGCTGGCGTGACAGCATTCCGGTGGTGGTCCGAGACTATCTGATACAGAGTTTTCGTTTCAACGGCGGGTTTGACAATGTTGTCACTGACACCAGTCCGGCGTTCGCCAGCCATACCCTGATTTCCGAACTATCGGCCTTTCATGCAGAGAACAGGCAGGATCAGGGTGTTACGGTGGTGATGGAGTTACATGCAGAGATCATGGGCAATCGCACCCGGAGAAGCCTTTGCAGCAAAAGCCAACGGGTGGAGCAGCGAGCTGAGAGCGCCTCAGTGGATGCCTTGATGGAGGCTTTCAGTGAGAGTTCCCGGGCGCTGGCCGAAGCCGCGAATCGCTGGGCGTACGCCTGTCTGGCCGAAGCCAGACAACGCTAGTACCGGAAACGTCAGTGATCGTTATCCGGGAACAGGTCGGGCCAGGCCGCCCGCAGGTAAAGAAACATCGACCAGAGCGTCAGCACAGCCGCCAGATACAACAGCCCGATCGAAACATACGCCAGCAGCTGCCCTGGCGGGAACGCCAAAAGCCCAACAATGGCGACCATCTGGGCGGTGGTTTTTATCTTGCCGATATAGGAAACTGCAACACTGGCCCGACTACCCATTTCCGCCATCCATTCCCGCAACGCTGAAATAACAATCTCCCGCCCGATAATAATCGTAGCGGGAATGGTCATCAGCACCGCAGCATGTTCTTCAATCAATACCGCCAATGCCACCGCCACCATGAGCTTGTCTGCCACCGGGTCCAGAAACGCACCAAATGGCGTGCTCTGGTCAAGCTTTCGGGCCAGGTAACCATCCAGCCAGTCGGTAATTCCCGCCAGCGCGAAGATAACGGCACTGGCCATGTAGCTCCATTGCATGGGCAGATAGAAAACAACCACGAACACCGGAATCATAACGATGCGAGACATGGTCAGTACGTTGGGTAAATTCATGGTGTTCCTATTCATCGTGCAATGCTGCGTATATGGATTCAGCCAGTGACTTGCTGATGCCTTGCACTTTGGTCATTTCATCCACACTGGCTTTGCGAATTTCCTGTATGCCGCCAAAGTAACGGATAAGTTCCCTGCGGCGCTTGGGCCCAACCCCTTCGATACCTTCAAGGGTGGACTGCCGACGCTTTTTGTCCCGGCGAGCGCGATGGCCGGTAATGGCAAACCGGTGGGATTCATCGCGAATATGCTGAATCAGATGCAGGGCCGGTGAATCTGCCGGTACCCGAAAGACGTCGCCGGTCATGGCATCAATCAGCTGCTCCATTCCCGCCCGGCGGGTCACACCTTTGGCGACGCCAATCAGCGGAATGTCAGAGATCCCAAGTTCTTCAAACACTTCCCGGGCAATGTTCAACTGCCCTTTACCACCATCGATAAACACCAGGCTCGGGCGCTTGCCCTCACCGCTAACCAGCCGGCGATACCGGCGTGTCAGTACCTGCCGCATTGCGGCGTAGTCATCACCAGCGGTCACGCCTTCGATGTTATACAGCCGGTAATCACTCTTCAGGGGCCCATTCTCGTCGAAAACCACACAAGATGCGACGGTATTTTCCCCGTGGCTGTGGCTGACGTCGAAACACTCCATGCGCGCCGGGGTTTCTGCCAGTTCCAGCAGGTCCCGAAGGGCAAGCAATCGCCGGTACACGGTTTCTTTGCTGGCCAGGTGGGTCAGCAGAGTCTGGCGGGCATTGGTCATGGCCAGTTCCAGCCAGCGGCGGCGCTCACCACGTACATTGCCACGGATACGGGTTTCCCGATTGGCGGCCTCACTCAGGGCTTCTGCCAGCAGCGCCTCACCTTCAACCGCCACGGGCACCAAAATATCCCT from the Marinobacter sp. LQ44 genome contains:
- a CDS encoding MlaE family ABC transporter permease, whose protein sequence is MTTAHRDTPGNLDCNGDTLTLSGSWTLSHYSVLNQRVTAVQASGATINNIQFDELSRVDTAGAALIARLTGPEQALRFLQNANLPYEQRELLITVAEAMAGAPWQPARKNALLDFLADVGEKVTAIARLLWMLAGFIGQTLATLFYILPRPKRWRITPIVAAVHDTGLNALPIVALLTFLVGAVVAFLGATVLEDFGATIYTVNLVAFSFLREFGVLLAAILLAGRTASSFTAHIGAMKVNEELDAIRTLGLNPVELLVVPRVLAMMVSLPVLTFIGMISGMVGGAAVCALVLDIPPSQFIAIVERDIALKHFLVGIGKAPVFAFLIAVIGCLEGFKVAGSAQSVGEHTTSSVVQSIFMVILLDSIAALFFMEMGW
- a CDS encoding ABC transporter ATP-binding protein; its protein translation is MAEKKPLSGRNSSTPVIKVRGLCNQFGDHVVHKDLDLDLYPGEILGVVGGSGTGKSVLLRSIVGLNTPSDGHIQLFDVDLTELPGAQRSLYEQRFGVLFQGGALFTSLNLMQNVSLPLVEHAGLTRTEAEELARMKLALTGLPADAALKYPAELSGGMVKRAALARALALDPEVLFLDEPTAGLDPIGAAAFDELIVTLRNALGLTVFLVTHDLDTLYTTCDRVAVLSRKQVLVADTLENVARTDDKWIQEYFHGPRGRAAIDAHNRLTRQEPV
- a CDS encoding MlaD family protein → MEPKAHHVIIGLFTLAAVTAALLFALWLGKSTADREWAYYQIGFDHPVGGLSKGNPVLYSGVPVGDVLELSLAPDNPAHVRVLVRVDRDIPVRENTRAELVLANITGSMSVQFTGGTTDSPVLQGNRDNPPLINAQPSAFSNLLNNGEAMISSAEQLLTSMNRLLASENLENVSAILDNTRLATESLLANREELLALMAQFDTAAIRAEEAAIKVSDTSDRARQTLEQEIAPVLESMTQALSTLQPTLSRLDRLTEDNEQVLDAGIQGLGDITPVLREMRNTLRNLNSFTRRLDADPIGTLRGGPNLQEFEQ
- a CDS encoding ABC-type transport auxiliary lipoprotein family protein, with protein sequence MTIGLRRLAVYISAATLTTACTVFPTPEPPRALDLAPYASEPMQEAPRPVSLRIDTPLASDPLDSARVLLKPSLYEFQALPAVRWRDSIPVVVRDYLIQSFRFNGGFDNVVTDTSPAFASHTLISELSAFHAENRQDQGVTVVMELHAEIMGNRTRRSLCSKSQRVEQRAESASVDALMEAFSESSRALAEAANRWAYACLAEARQR
- the pgsA gene encoding CDP-diacylglycerol--glycerol-3-phosphate 3-phosphatidyltransferase gives rise to the protein MNLPNVLTMSRIVMIPVFVVVFYLPMQWSYMASAVIFALAGITDWLDGYLARKLDQSTPFGAFLDPVADKLMVAVALAVLIEEHAAVLMTIPATIIIGREIVISALREWMAEMGSRASVAVSYIGKIKTTAQMVAIVGLLAFPPGQLLAYVSIGLLYLAAVLTLWSMFLYLRAAWPDLFPDNDH